A genomic stretch from Betaproteobacteria bacterium includes:
- a CDS encoding cytochrome c4 — protein MHRNLLIPFALLAISCIAPASAQESEARKLATEACASCHGPRGESISPAFPRLAGQPAEYLEGQLKAFRDRTRADPMAQAYMWGMTSQLNDDTIKRLSAYYSAQKPLPGKTVDAKLVQQGKVIYEAGVPGANVQACVTCHGKNAEGNASFPRLAGQHAEYLVKQLVLFKSLLRAGSNAPIMHNISAGMSFEQMEAVSAYLMSR, from the coding sequence ATGCATAGAAATCTCTTGATCCCGTTCGCGCTGCTCGCGATTTCCTGTATCGCTCCGGCGTCTGCGCAAGAGTCGGAGGCGCGCAAGCTCGCAACCGAGGCTTGCGCTTCGTGCCACGGGCCCCGAGGCGAAAGTATCTCGCCCGCGTTCCCGCGGCTGGCGGGCCAGCCGGCGGAGTACCTGGAAGGTCAACTAAAGGCTTTCCGCGACAGGACGCGCGCTGACCCGATGGCCCAGGCCTACATGTGGGGAATGACGTCGCAGCTCAACGACGATACGATCAAAAGGCTCTCCGCATATTATTCAGCGCAGAAGCCGCTTCCGGGTAAGACCGTGGACGCCAAACTGGTGCAGCAAGGCAAGGTCATTTATGAGGCAGGCGTCCCCGGAGCGAACGTGCAGGCCTGCGTCACCTGTCACGGGAAAAATGCGGAAGGCAACGCGAGCTTTCCCAGGCTCGCCGGCCAGCACGCCGAGTACCTGGTCAAGCAGCTCGTCCTGTTTAAGAGCTTGCTGCGGGCGGGTAGCAACGCACCCATCATGCATAACATCAGCGCGGGCATGTCCTTCGAGCAGATGGAAGCGGTCAGCGCTTACCTGATGTCACGCTAG
- the bamE gene encoding outer membrane protein assembly factor BamE, protein MIVTALMVLPAHADPTDELARLRQEAARMRQSLDVLDARIRALENGNSDARAPSESDRSVVPPPESTLTQPMPNTAAVNSPNRQSVSPLFLLQRNWSEIKSGTSKEQVDALLGKPERVMRINGDLVWYYVHPGFGRGTVFFDDEGKVSGAQSPHIGWSW, encoded by the coding sequence GTGATCGTCACGGCGCTGATGGTGCTTCCGGCCCATGCCGACCCCACGGATGAACTTGCGCGGCTCCGACAGGAAGCAGCACGGATGAGACAGTCCCTTGACGTCCTCGACGCAAGAATTCGGGCACTGGAAAATGGAAATTCGGATGCGCGTGCCCCAAGCGAAAGCGACCGATCCGTAGTGCCACCTCCGGAATCCACGCTCACTCAGCCGATGCCGAACACCGCTGCGGTGAATTCGCCGAACAGGCAGTCGGTCTCCCCGCTTTTTCTATTGCAGCGCAATTGGTCCGAAATCAAGTCAGGTACGTCGAAAGAACAGGTGGACGCGCTGCTCGGCAAGCCGGAACGAGTGATGCGCATCAACGGCGATCTTGTGTGGTACTACGTACACCCGGGTTTCGGCCGTGGAACCGTGTTTTTCGATGATGAAGGAAAAGTGTCCGGTGCGCAGTCGCCACACATTGGCTGGTCTTGGTAG
- a CDS encoding cytochrome C, translated as MACQACHTVYPELTPFGRSFKLNGYQIDNLPQVQGITSSKEYELLLNQVPPLSVMFQTSYTKTGKALPDSAVPGANAQDGQLLFPQQASLFYAGRVAPELGAFIQITYDSASGNVHWDNSEIRYAKQVTGAANGLTWGITMNNNPTVQDVWNSTPAWQTPFDQKSSAAPVPGAITQIDGLLTGHGVAGLTGYLWWGNSVYGEIGFYRSSPQAFSVNGLSGPLDSTAGGTLTNNAPYWRLAYEHQWNRNSLSVGMYGMEAKISPTGQPIAASNDRFSDIALDGQYQYIDDEHIFSTQTTYIRERQHLDGTFALGGSENATNDLKTFRLGGSYYYRRTFGGALGYFSTTGSSDALLYTANPTFGFANNSPNSNGWIGELGYIPWQNVKLLLQYVAYQKFNGASSNYDGSGRNAGDNNTLYLLGWLSF; from the coding sequence ATGGCGTGCCAAGCCTGCCACACCGTGTATCCCGAGCTTACGCCATTCGGCCGCTCGTTCAAGCTAAACGGCTATCAGATCGACAACCTCCCCCAGGTCCAAGGCATTACGTCATCGAAGGAGTATGAGCTGCTGCTGAACCAGGTGCCGCCGCTGTCGGTGATGTTCCAGACTTCGTACACCAAGACTGGCAAGGCGTTACCGGACTCCGCGGTGCCGGGCGCCAATGCGCAGGACGGCCAACTGCTGTTCCCGCAACAGGCCAGTCTGTTTTATGCCGGGCGGGTCGCGCCGGAGCTGGGAGCTTTTATCCAGATCACCTATGACAGCGCGTCCGGAAATGTGCATTGGGACAACTCCGAAATACGTTATGCAAAACAAGTCACAGGAGCGGCGAACGGTCTGACCTGGGGCATCACCATGAACAACAACCCCACGGTGCAGGACGTGTGGAACAGCACGCCCGCATGGCAAACGCCCTTCGACCAGAAATCCAGCGCGGCTCCGGTGCCTGGAGCCATCACGCAAATCGACGGGCTGCTTACCGGCCATGGCGTTGCGGGCTTGACCGGTTACCTGTGGTGGGGGAACTCTGTTTACGGTGAGATCGGGTTCTACCGTTCTTCGCCGCAGGCCTTTAGCGTCAATGGATTGTCAGGGCCGCTCGACAGCACGGCCGGCGGCACGCTCACGAACAACGCGCCGTACTGGCGGCTCGCCTATGAGCACCAGTGGAATCGCAATTCGTTGTCGGTGGGCATGTATGGCATGGAGGCGAAGATCAGCCCCACAGGGCAACCGATCGCCGCCTCCAACGACCGGTTCAGCGATATCGCGCTCGACGGCCAGTATCAATACATTGACGACGAGCACATCTTCTCGACGCAGACGACTTACATCCGCGAGCGCCAGCATCTCGACGGCACTTTTGCGCTCGGCGGATCGGAAAATGCGACCAACGACCTGAAAACGTTCAGGCTGGGCGGCAGCTATTACTATCGGCGCACTTTCGGTGGTGCCCTGGGATATTTCTCGACCACGGGCAGCTCCGACGCGCTGTTATACACGGCAAACCCGACGTTCGGCTTCGCCAATAACAGCCCCAACAGCAACGGCTGGATCGGTGAGCTGGGCTACATCCCTTGGCAGAACGTCAAGTTGCTCTTGCAGTACGTTGCCTACCAGAAGTTCAACGGCGCGAGCTCGAACTACGACGGCAGCGGCAGGAACGCCGGCGACAACAACACGCTCTATCTGCTCGGCTGGCTGAGTTTCTAG